The sequence GGTTCGCCTCGATGGTGCGGGCGAGATCCCCTTCCATGATCTGCATGTGGTAGATGTCGTACTGGATGAAGAGGTTGTCGGAACCGACCTCTTCGATGATCGCCTTCGCCTGCTTGGTGTAGTTCAGGAAGAAGCCGGGAATGTCGCGGGTGTTGATCGGCTCGATCAGCAGCTTGAGACCGGCTTCCTTGATCTTCGGCGCGGCGAACTTCAGGTTATTGACGAAGGTGTTGTGCAGCAGCTCGCGGTCGGCGCCCGCCGGGGCGATGCCGGCGAGGATGTTGACCTGCGGGCAGCCGAGCGCCGTGGCGTAGCTGATCGCCTTGTCGACGCCGGCGCGGAACTCGTCCACGCGCTCGGGCAGGATGGCGATGCCGCGCTCACCCGCGCCCCAATTGCCGGCGGGGAGATTGTGCAGGACCTGGCTGAGGTTGTTCGCCTTCAGCTTGGCGACCAGTTCCTCGACCGGGAAGTCATAGGGGAACAGGTACTCAACGCCGGTGAAGCCGGCGGCGGCGGCCTTCTCGAAACGATCGAGGAAGGGCACCTCGTTGAACAGCATGGTGAGATTGGCGGCAAAACGGGGCATGGACCGCTCCTGGGGCATTCGTAAGATGGACGGGCTCCCTCTCCCCGGCGGGGAGAGGGGTGGAGTGAGGGGGCTAGCGCTGGAGGAGGCTTATCCCCTCACCCGCCGCTGCGCGGCGACCTCTCCCCAACGGGGAGAGGAAAGTAAAGGCTAATCGGTTCGCGTATCAGCGCGACAACACCCTCACGCCTTGGCCGCGTCTTCCAGCGGCAGGTCGAGCACTTCCTCGAACTCGTTCACCGCGTCGATCTCGGTGCCCATGGCGATGTTGGTGACGCGCTCGAGAATGAACTCCATCACGACCGGCACCTGGTGCTCCTTCATCAGTGCCTTGGCCTTGACGAAGGCGTCCTTGAACTCGTTCGGCGAGGAGACGCGCACCGCCTTGCAGCCGAGGCCCTCGGCCACCGCCACGTGATCGACGCCATAGCCGGCATTCTCGTCGGCATTGATGTTGTCGAAGGCGAGCGAGACCTCGAAGTCCATGTTGAAGCCGCGCTGCGCCTGACGGATCAGCCCGAGATAGGAGTTGTTCACCACCACATGGATGTAGGGCAGCTTGTGCTGGGCGCCCACCGCCAGCTCCTCGATGAGGAACTGGAAGTCATAATCGCCGGAGAGCGCGACGATCTCCGCATCCGGGTCCGCCGCGCGCACGCCGAGCGCCGCCGGAAGAGTCCAGCCGAGCGGGCCGGCCTGGCCGCAATTGATCCAGTTGCGCGGCTTGTAGACGTGCAGCATCTGCGCGCCGGCGATCTGGCTGAGACCGATGGTGGAGACGTAGCGCGTGTCGCGGCCGAACGCCTCGTTCATCTCCTCATAGACGCGCTGCGGCTTGAGCGGCACATTGTCGAAATGCGTCTTGCGCAGCATGGTCTTCTTGCGGTCA comes from Ancylobacter polymorphus and encodes:
- the otnI gene encoding 2-oxo-tetronate isomerase, producing the protein MPRFAANLTMLFNEVPFLDRFEKAAAAGFTGVEYLFPYDFPVEELVAKLKANNLSQVLHNLPAGNWGAGERGIAILPERVDEFRAGVDKAISYATALGCPQVNILAGIAPAGADRELLHNTFVNNLKFAAPKIKEAGLKLLIEPINTRDIPGFFLNYTKQAKAIIEEVGSDNLFIQYDIYHMQIMEGDLARTIEANLPQIAHIQLADNPGRNEPGTGEINYPFLFRHLDAIGYEGWVGCEYKPKGETAAGLGWLKELTGAA